A part of Brassica rapa cultivar Chiifu-401-42 chromosome A05, CAAS_Brap_v3.01, whole genome shotgun sequence genomic DNA contains:
- the LOC103869024 gene encoding protein CDC73 homolog gives MDPLSVLKDFTTRGDLDKIERVGANYRFGSGYSFPCATETAYRSKGGSLYTLEALVHYVKNHHLKLGEYMQSTVKNSVPAVTLPDRKPLLDYLTGRVASSDSIDYLLLQQQNAQSQKQNEEYRPDQDNSAFVSRENAIEEADGYGKSSGGEDVDYIMLIRSNERPLKSRDAILECKNRDFHSVLVNSTKREEERQRIESHQRKDGLVAKSRLMGAEERGIVGFTGGGGDDSGYDANPKSKLRKIGEGVPIILVPSAFQTLITIYNVKEFLEDGVYIPNDVKAKEMKGVKPDCITVQKKFSRDRERVVTAYEVRDKPSALKPDDWDRVVAVFVLGKDWQFKDWPFKDHVEIFNKIIGFFLRFEDDSIESAKTVKQWNVKIISISKNKRHQDRAAALEVWEKLEEFVRSRSHS, from the exons aTGGATCCGTTATCGGTGCTCAAGGACTTCACGACGCGCGGAGACCTGGATAAAATCGAGCGGGTCGGAGCCAATTACCGATTCGGATCGGGTTACTCCTTCCCCTGCGCGACGGAGACGGCGTACAGATCCAAAGGCGGAAGCCTCTACACTCTAGAAGCCTTAGTCCACTACGTGAAGAACCACCACCTCAAACTCGGCGAGTACATGCAATCCACCGTCAAAAACTCCGTCCCCGCCGTAACCTTACCGGATCGGAAGCCTCTCCTCGACTACCTCACCGGGAGAGTAGCCTCCTCCGACTCGATCGACTACCTCCTGCTCCAGCAGCAGAACGCGCAGAGCCAGAAGCAGAACGAAGAGTACAGACCCGATCAAGACAACTCGGCCTTCGTCTCCCGAGAAAACGCAATCGAAGAGGCCGACGGTTACGGCAAATCGTCCGGCGGAGAGGACGTTGATTACATTATGCTGATTCGGTCCAACGAGAGGCCGTTGAAGAGTCGAGACGCGATCCTCGAGTGCAAGAACAGAGATTTCCACAGCGTGTTGGTGAATTCGACCAAGAGGGAAGAGGAGAGGCAGAGGATCGAGTCTCACCAGAGGAAAGACGGTTTGGTCGCGAAGAGTAGGTTGATGGGTGCTGAAGAGAGAGGCATTGTAGGGTTCACCGGCGGCGGGGGAGATGATTCTGGTTATGATGCTAACCCTAAGTCTAAGCTTAGGAAGATTGGGGAAGGTGTGCCGATTATTCTTGTCCCGAGTGCGTTTCAGACGCTGATTACTATTTACAATGTGAAGGAGTTTCTTGAGGATGGGGTTTATATACCGAATGATGTTAAGGCTAAGGAGATGAAAGGGGTGAAGCCGGATTGTATTACGGTTCAGAAGAAGTTTAGTAGAGATAGGGAGAGGGTTGTGACTGCTTATGAGGTTAGGGATAAGCCTTCTGCTTTGAAGCCTGATGATTGGGACCGTGTTGTTGCGGTTTTCGTGTTGGGGAAGGATTGGCAGTTCAAGGATTGGCCTTTCAAGGACCATGTTGAGATTTTCAATAAGA TAATTGGGTTCTTCTTGCGGTTTGAAGATGATAGTATTGAATCAGCCAAGACGGTGAAGCAGTGGAATGTGAAGATTATCTCG ATTAGTAAGAACAAGAGGCATCAAGACAGGGCTGCAGCATTAGAAGTGTGGGAAAAACTTGAGGAGTTTGTTCGGTCTCGGTCACATTCTTAG
- the LOC103869025 gene encoding uncharacterized N-acetyltransferase p20, whose translation METSPSIFLRPFDLSDAEDVLKWAGDDDVTRYLRWTSVKTVEEARQHILQTAIPHPWRRSICLLKDGRSIGCVSVRPDTGDGRCRADLGYAVSRQFWGRGIATAAVRMAVEQAFEIFPDVVRLQAVVEVENEASRKVLEKAGFEKEGLLKKYGFCKGGIRDMFLYSFVKVLKEEMGEIGK comes from the coding sequence ATGGAAACGTCACCAAGTATCTTCCTCCGTCCGTTTGATCTCTCAGACGCCGAAGACGTTCTTAAATGGGCCGGTGATGATGACGTCACACGTTACCTTCGATGGACCTCCGTTAAAACCGTGGAAGAAGCCCGACAACACATCCTTCAAACGGCCATACCACACCCGTGGCGCCGTTCCATTTGTCTTCTCAAAGACGGCCGTTCGATAGGTTGCGTCTCCGTCAGGCCTGATACTGGCGATGGTAGGTGCCGAGCTGACCTTGGATACGCCGTCTCTAGACAGTTTTGGGGACGGGGGATAGCCACGGCGGCGGTGAGGATGGCCGTGGAACAAGCTTTTGAGATTTTTCCGGACGTGGTGAGGCTACAAGCGGTGGTTGAGGTGGAGAATGAAGCGTCTCGGAAAGTTTTGGAGAAAGCTGGGTTTGAAAAGGAGGGTTTGCTTAAAAAGTATGGTTTTTGCAAAGGAGGTATTAGAGATATGTTTTTGTATAGTTTTGTTAAGGTCCTTAAGGAGGAAATGGGAGAAATAGGGAAGTAA
- the LOC103833953 gene encoding uncharacterized protein LOC103833953, with protein sequence MNNGWGFLVDEEKGGRLLTLDTSSSFENLKAMVCEDFGIDVNMVNIELSYLPSDLINSIYSPPVIITSERQVRNFLTYVKNKASTQLCVSTQASNIAEEGSESPNREEALMESDDSSDMDSEQDVEVPDSEDDKKCDKEKINEDGVRFSLVDVVKKGQSFTSKTLLKAAFEICAMKNNFDYVVVRSDKKVWYIRCSDDDCTWRVRAEGLTGSSYFIIKKYVPDHSCAASNRKGSVRTVSAKTVGTLIMHKYETAKEGPRSDDIIQYMRMVYGVEISYSLAWDAREYAINAVKGIPEKGYEKIPKYLHMMKEANPGSHTFYERDTKGRFKYLFISFGQSVRGFYAAIRKVIVVDGTFLKSKYKGVLLVATALDGNSSLYPIAFGVVDSENDLAWNWFMRQLNMVIADDHSLAFVSDRNSSIAKAIARVYPQAHHGICIHHLLNNVVTYFSGKGVAGLVAKASKAYRAADFRKVFTAIFAISPEIGQYLIDADVRKWARCQFPGYRYDIRTTNPAESINAALRTPREFPVIPLLDSIREMMTRWFFKRRTLSSKHSKPLTIAVEKKIDRRIEKGKTFKVFPVSDHRFLVQGDTFDCSVDLVRRTCSCGKFDLMKIPCRHAIKAGFSVGIRPHTLTDDMYTTASWRSAYEESINPISVPEDAWKLPSHVEKSKMLPPESRRAAGRRKKRRYETAEDKIRSSQGTQRSTVRKCSRCGIEGHNRRTCDLAI encoded by the coding sequence ATGAACAATGGATGGGGATTTCTTGTTGATGAAGAAAAAGGAGGCAGGTTACTTACTTTGGACACAAGTTCAAGCTTTGAAAACCTAAAGGCTATGGTGTGTGAAGACTTTGGAATTGATGTAAACATGGTCAATATAGAGCTGAGTTATTTACCTTCCGATTTGATCAATAGCATCTACTCACCCCCTGTTATCATCACCAGTGAAAGACAAGTTCGAAATTTTCTTACATATGTAAAGAACAAAGCTTCGACGCAGTTGTGTGTGAGTACTCAAGCCTCTAACATAGCGGAAGAAGGTAGTGAGTCGCCTAACAGAGAGGAAGCGCTTATGGAGTCTGACGATTCAAGTGATATGGATTCAGAACAAGATGTTGAGGTACCTGACAGTGAAGATGACAAAAAGTGTGACAAAGAAAAGATCAATGAAGATGGTGTTCGCTTTTCTTTGGTGGATGTTGTGAAGAAGGGTCAATCTTTTACTTCCAAAACACTTTTGAAGGCAGCATTCGAAATATGTGCAATGAAAAATAATTTCGACTACGTGGTTGTCAGATCGGATAAAAAAGTATGGTACATTCGTTGCTCAGATGATGACTGCACATGGCGTGTTCGTGCAGAGGGTTTAACAGGCtcatcgtattttatcatcaaaaaGTATGTACCTGATCATTCATGTGCTGCCTCCAATAGGAAGGGTTCTGTTAGGACAGTTTCAGCAAAAACAGTGGGTACTCTGATCATGCATAAGTATGAAACTGCTAAAGAAGGACCGAGATCGGATGATATAATCCAGTATATGCGTATGGTATATGGAGTTGAGATATCCTATTCTTTGGCGTGGGATGCACGTGAATATGCAATCAACGCAGTTAAAGGTATTCCGGAGAAAGGTTATGAAAAAATTCCTAAATACTTGCATATGATGAAGGAAGCTAATCCAGGGTCACACACATTTTATGAAAGGGATACAAAAGGGAGATTCAAATACCTCTTCATCTCGTTTGGTCAGAGTGTTCGCGGTTTCTATGCTGCAATTAGAAAAGTTATTGTGGTGGATGGGACTTTTTTGAAGAGCAAATACAAAGGAGTATTACTAGTTGCTACAGCATTAGATGGAAACTCGAGTTTATATCCTATTGCCTTTGGAGTTGTCGACTCAGAGAATGACCTCGCGTGGAACTGGTTTATGAGACAACTTAATATGGTCATTGCTGACGACCATAGTTTAGCTTTTGTGTCTGATAGGAATTCCTCAATTGCTAAAGCTATTGCGAGAGTGTACCCGCAAGCTCATCATGGAATTTGCATTCACCACTTGCTGAATAATGTTGTAACATATTTCAGCGGGAAAGGTGTGGCTGGTTTGGTTGCTAAGGCTTCTAAAGCTTATCGAGCTGCTGATTTTCGTAAGGTCTTCACTGCTATTTTCGCTATTAGTCCTGAAATTGGACAGTATCTCATAGATGCCGATGTGAGGAAGTGGGCTCGTTGTCAGTTTCCGGGTTACAGATATGATATTAGGACTACTAACCCTGCGGAGTCGATAAATGCAGCTTTGCGTACGCCTAGAGAGTTTCCAGTGATACCTTTGTTGGACAGCATTAGGGAAATGATGACTCGATGGTTTTTTAAACGTAGAACTTTAAGTTCTAAGCATTCGAAGCCACTAACCATTGCtgtggagaagaagattgaCAGAAGGATTGAGAAGGGTAAGACATTTAAGGTGTTTCCCGTTAGCGATCATAGGTTTTTAGTTCAAGGTGACACTTTCGACTGCTCGGTAGACTTGGTCAGACGCACGTGTTCATGTGGGAAATTCGATCTGATGAAAATCCCATGCAGGCACGCCATAAAAGCAGGCTTCAGTGTTGGAATAAGACCACACACACTCACAGACGACATGTACACTACTGCCTCATGGCGCTCGGCTTATGAAGAAAGCATAAATCCTATTAGCGTCCCTGAAGATGCATGGAAACTCCCATCTCATGTGGAGAAGTCAAAAATGCTTCCTCCAGAGAGTAGACGAGCTGCGGGTAGGAGAAAGAAACGCAGATACGAGACAGCCGAAGATAAGATCCGTTCGTCACAAGGAACTCAACGCTCTACAGTTCGGAAATGCAGTCGATGTGGGATTGAAGGTCACAACAGGAGAACATGTGATTTAGCAATATAA
- the LOC103833954 gene encoding uncharacterized protein At4g04775-like — MNHNEGIPSRCWCGKGIVTYVSKTEENPYRRFFRCEIGIQRKNEIHLFKWVDEALLDEIQRMDEHQTRIGEEIEDLRSSMKKTVEEEVMKHKNSIVRAYDFVSQEIRAM, encoded by the exons ATGAATCACAATGAAGGGATCCCTTCCAGATGCTGGTGTGGGAAGGGGATTGTCACATATGTTTCAAAAACAGAAGAGAACCCATATCGACGGTTCTTCAGATGCGAGATTGGGATACAG AGAAAGAACGAAATCCATCTTTTTAAGTGGGTAGACGAGGCTCTGTTAGATGAGATTCAGAGGATGGATGAGCATCAAACGAGAATTGGCGAGGAAATTGAAGATCTGAGAAGTTCCATGAAGAAGACAGTTGAGGAGGAAGTTATGAAACATAAGAATTCGATTGTACGTGCCTATGACTTCGTTTCCCAGGAAATCCGTGCAATGTAG
- the LOC103868987 gene encoding uncharacterized protein LOC103868987: MDYQFPKRFIEEGAETKIDKINNTCRRTILGTLKVVLRDEYQEVLKDPVFGPILAIVENKLIYSGKVIHSFIFKQLKVSKLHELWFLFAKRPLRFSMQEFYAVTGLKFKEEPDVDFNNWKSDKGFWSTVLKENKKINLLVIRDELLKVCKEWTYVDRVRLVYLCIIHGFVIAKDLRVFIPHEFIRLVMDFEKMRMYPWGLRAYDELLASIFKAREDVHLKNSYVLDGFSYAFQIWIMEAIPDIGSMVGKKIKNNLTKVRCRNWKGSGKVSYQDITSLESNFDKGELFPFISSTGSLDATDNAEFFREDEKNDERVNRIVALISAKQDWKQFTWEVETLPPNMELSDAEEDVEVENVTETPVEEPAVVEEEPAVVTKRGKRKLIDPGVESRKKQLLCQRAAEHNSVVSGDMKTFIEGLFNSSFNSFKELLQKDIQERFDKVDNEMAQLKATVSQITGPSVAVGRDIASEILCPSATLGKEQEKSSQSPGPSGAKGKGKGKASVSVDPPPLRRSPRPVRKEVKTDDDDMFDFLKNLSQSSTYVDKGTQEFLQDAVGNLSQASHVKGFDPSQKIKDDEPAEWVTPLSSFKPPNWKPPTLKDEELLEDRVHDIDHSLVFVPEDGWAKIIEWSSTSNELKIGPSMLTSVLAARVMGPTEWLLNHEIDAMMYLFTERTTLRRWEPTKVAFMSCMFSNQMKTSFDEFRKDKKKFKVSELLHRYGIGELPPHGRTGLTWDLDVTRMYVPLNVGKHWISMCVNFVSRSIEVFDCEGLKYNKEVEPFAILIPRIVKSVHSSKNRQQLKVKQYTVSYAPMPYLLNKSSSDCGVYALKHIECHLLGLDFALVNDNNIREARQKIVYDLWEAANDPELILRMAQYTPPKTITNPLVELD; encoded by the exons ATGGATTACCAGTTTCCAAAACGCTTTATTGAAGAAGGAGCTGAGACCAAGATTGATAAGATTAACAACACCTGTAGGCGCACGATTCTGGGGACGCTGAAGGTGGTTCTCAGGGATGAGTATCAAGAAGTTTTGAAAGACCCTGTCTTCGGTCCGATTCTGGCAATCGTAGAGAACAAGCTTATTTACTCAGGAAAGGTTATTCACAGTTTCATATTCAAGCAGCTCAAGGTTTCCAAGCTTCACGAGTTGTGGTTTCTATTTGCAAAGAGGCCTCTCAGGTTTTCTATGCAAGAGTTTTATGCTGTGACTGGATTGAAGTTCAAAGAAGAACCCGACGTAGACTTCAATAACTGGAAGAGTGATAAGGGGTTCTGGAGCACGGTGCTGAAGGAAAATAAGAAGATCAACTTATTGGTTATAAGGGATGAGCTCCTTAAAGTCTGTAAGGAGTGGACGTATGTGGACAGGGTGCGACTAGTGTATCTGTGTATAATACATGGATTCGTCATTGCGAAGGATTTGAGAGTGTTTATCCCTCACGAGTTCATCCGTTTGGtgatggattttgagaaaatgagGATGTATCCTTGGGGTCTTCGCGCCTATGATGAGCTGCTTGCATCAATATTCAAAGCAAGGGAAGATGTGCATCTGAAGAACAGCTATGTATTGGATGGATTCTCATATGCGTTTCAGATATGGATTATGGAGGCAATCCCAGACATCGGTTCTATGGTGGGTAAAAAGATCAAAAACAACTTGACGAAAGTGAGATGTAGGAATTGGAAAGGAAGTGGAAAAGTATCATATCAAGATATCACCAGCCTAGAGTCCAACTTTGATAAG gGAGAGCTGTTCCCGTTTATATCATCTACTGGAAGCTTGGATGCAACTGATAATGCTGAGTTCTTTAGGGAAGATGAGAAGAATGACGAAAGAGTCAATCGCATTGTTGCTCTGATCAGTGCCAAACAAGACTGGAAGCAATTCACTTGGGAAGTTGAGACTCTGCCTCCAAATATGGAGTTATCTGACGCAGAAGAGGATGTCGAAGTTGAAAATGTCACAGAAACACCTGTGGAGGAACCGGCTGTTGTTGAAGAGGAACCAGCTGTTGTTACAAAAAGGGGGAAGCGTAAGCTAATTGATCCTGGTGTCGAGTCTCGAAAGaaacaacttctttgtcaaagaGCGGCTGAACATAACAGTGTTGTCTCCGGTGATATGAAGACCTTCATTGAAGGTTTGTTCAACTCTTCTTTCAATTCTTTTAAGGAGCTGCTGCAGAAGGACATACAAGAGCGTTTTGACAAGGTCGACAATGAGATGGCTCAACTGAAGGCAACAGTGTCGCAGATTACGGGTCCTTCAGTTGCAGTGGGACGAGACATAGCATCTGAGATTCTCTGTCCTTCTGCAACACTTGGGAAAGAGCAAGAGAAATCATCACAGAGTCCGGGTCCTTCAGGAGCAAAGGGAAAAGGCAAAGGCAAGGCATCTGTGAGTGTTGATCCTCCTCCGCTTCGTCGTAGCCCTCGGCCAGTAAGAAAG GAAGTTAAAACTGATGACGATGAcatgtttgattttttgaaGAATTTGTCACAATCATCGACCTATGTAGATAAGGGGACACAAGAATTTTTACAAGACGCCGTGGGAAACCTTTCTCAAGCATCACATGTTAAAGGCTTTGATCCCTCACAAAAAATCAAGGACGACGAACCAGCAGAATGGGTTACTCCACTGTCTTCATTTAAGCCTCCGAATTGGAAACCACCTACTCTAAAAGATGAGGAATTACTTGAGGACCGGGTGCATGACATTGATCACTCACTAGTGTTTGTCCCTGAGGATGGATGGGCCAAAATAATTGAGTGGTCCTCAACTTCCAA TGAACTGAAAATTGGACCTTCTATGTTAACAAGTGTGTTAGCAGCACGCGTCATGGGACCTACAGAGTGGCTTTTGAATCAC GAAATTGATGCTATGATGTACTTATTCACTGAGAGGACTACTTTGCGACGATGGGAACCAACAAAAGTAGCATTCATGAGCTGCATGTTCAGTAATCAAATGAAGACCTCTTTCGATGAGTTTCGGAAGGACAAGAAGAAATTCAAAGTATCTGAATTGCTTCACCGGTACGGCATTGGTGAACTTCCACCACACGGACGAACAGGACTGACGTGGGATCTTGACGTCACACGCATGTATGTGCCTCTAAATGTCGGTAAACACTGGATCTCTATGTGTGTCAACTTTGTTTCTCGGTCGATAGAGGTCTTTGACTGTGAGGGATTGAAATACAACAAGGAAGTAGAGCCATTTGCCATTCTCATCCCTAGGATTGTCAAATCTGTTCACTCATCAAAGAATCGGCAGCAACTCAAGGTCAAGCAATATACTGTCAGTTACGCCCCAATGCCCTACTTATTAAACAAGAGTAGCAGTGATTGTGGAGTGTATGCCTTGAAGCACATTGAATGTCATCTTCTAGGCTTGGATTTCGCCCTGGTGAATGACAACAACATTCGAGAAGCGCGCCAAAAGATTGTTTACGACCTATGGGAAGCTGCCAATGATCCTGAGCTTATTTTGAGAATGGCACAATACACTCCTCCAAAGACGATCACAAATCCTCTAGTGGAACTTGATTGA